The following proteins come from a genomic window of Amphiura filiformis chromosome 16, Afil_fr2py, whole genome shotgun sequence:
- the LOC140135497 gene encoding E3 SUMO-protein ligase ZBED1-like, whose product MCSVTIKETSVVTLYTDANSIQCIMASSPKVSIVWKYFAKVNPKITKCKVCQQEMRFYGSTTGMRHHLERKHPYVVAMAGDTLSASHADVVLAYPVADSESSNTAPSTSSAVPLPRVLPLVGGGDQNMGAVTEAILSCITRDMLSLSIVDGVGFKELLHVLKPTYQIPSMKYFEDLLRTKYMSGRTKLKTLIQDTDTVALSCYTVVGATSEALVIMVHLVSSEHSVQSYILSVSEIGDPDDRSAEDILQLVLDNLSEYDIDEGMISAVVHDDSKEMAEAMDLLKQAMNCDPMKCMGVLLNECISSAFVFPDIDGTIIAARSIASYFKPGTPAAAELEKHAGQQYSIVQEDLTHHWTSIFEMCVSLAKQQQFISVAIEVLKKDDEVKDVCLNLTDQQWETIHAIVKVLMPLARAVNVLAQEKFVSVSSLRAILRSMEKKLEVEDDDPASMRKLKETIHASMKESFQLEALLEKPTTSTIAAALDPRHRTLKYHTPEQQRQMRNSLGHIVESQRQQTEPEETEDVAPPTKRRKSGMSDLLGSDSEDSDDESQQRACNRLEIEIQAYTLEKVMHKESEPLEWWHINETRYQFLAPAARGYLCIPCTAALPRDAFTKNQITIKSDSPEPNPDLVESLVFLNYNEKL is encoded by the coding sequence ATGTGCAGTGTGACAATAAAGGAAACCAGTGTTGTGACCTTGTATACTGATGCTAACTCAATTCAGTGTATAATGGCATCcagtccgaaagtttccatagtGTGGAAATATTTCGCCAAAGTaaaccccaaaattacaaaatgtaAAGTGTGTCAACAAGAAATGCGTTTTTACGGCTCCACCACCGGTATGCGTCATCACCTGGAGAGAAAGCATCCATATGTTGTTGCCATGGCAGGAGACACTCTCTCTGCATCACATGCCGATGTTGTACTTGCTTATCCTGTTGCTGATAGTGAGAGTAGCAACACAGCACCTAGCACAAGCAGTGCCGTGCCATTACCCCGGGTGCTGCCACTTGTCGGAGGTGGCGATCAGAACATGGGTGCAGTGACGGAGGCGATCCTGTCTTGCATCACGCGTGATATGTTATCATTGTCAATTGTTGATGGGGTAGGCTTCAAGGAACTTCTGCATGTATTAAAGCCAACTTATCAAATTCCATCAATGAAGTACTTTGAAGATCTTTTGCGCACAAAATACATGTCGGGTCGAACCAAACTGAAAACTTTGATTCAAGATACGGACACTGTGGCTCTGTCTTGTTACACAGTGGTAGGAGCCACCTCGGAGGCCCTTGTAATCATGGTTCACCTGGTTAGCAGTGAGCATAGCGTACAGAGTTACATATTGTCAGTGAGTGAAATTGGGGACCCTGATGATAGAAGTGCAGAAGATATACTTCAGCTTGTACTTGATAACTTATCAGAGTATGACATCGACGAGGGGATGATTAGTGCTGTTGTACATGATGACTCTAAGGAGATGGCAGAGGCTATGGATTTGCTGAAACAAGCCATGAACTGTGACCCCATGAAATGTATGGGGGTATTGCTCAATGAATGTATCAGTTCAGCTTTCGTTTTTCCCGACATCGATGGAACCATAATCGCAGCAAGAAGCATTGCAAGTTACTTCAAACCTGGTACCCCAGCTGCGGCAGAGTTGGAAAAGCATGCTGGACAACAATATAGCATCGTACAGGAGGACTTGACCCATCACTGGACTAGCATCTTTGAAATGTGTGTCTCTCTCGCTAAGCAGCAACAATTCATATCCGTGGCAATTGAAGTTCTGAAGAAAGATGATGAAGTCAAAGATGTATGCCTTAATTTGACAGACCAACAGTGGGAAACTATCCATGCCATAGTCAAAGTTCTGATGCCCCTGGCTAGGGCTGTAAACGTACTTGCTCAAGAAAAATTTGTGTCAGTCTCCAGCTTGCGCGCCATTCTTCGTTCAATGGAGAAAAAGCTTGAAGTAGAAGACGATGATCCGGCATCAATGCGCAAACTGAAAGAGACTATTCATGCGTCCATGAAAGAAAGCTTCCAGCTAGAAGCATTACTTGAGAAACCAACAACGAGCACAATTGCAGCTGCTTTAGATCCACGTCACAGGACATTGAAGTATCACACACCAGAGCAGCAACGGCAGATGCGAAATTCATTGGGTCATATTGTTGAAAGTCAGCGACAGCAGACGGAACCAGAGGAAACGGAAGATGTGGCTCCACCTACTAAACGACGCAAGTCTGGGATGTCGGATCTGCTTGGATCTGACTCAGAAGATTCAGATGATGAATCGCAGCAGCGTGCATGTAATCGTTTGGAAATTGAAATTCAAGCTTACACTCTCGAAAAAGTTATGCATAAAGAGAGCGAACCACTAGAATGGTGGCATATTAATGAAACACGTTATCAGTTTCTAGCACCGGCGGCTAGAGGGTATCTTTGTATTCCGTGTACTGCTGCTTTGCCAAGAGATGCCTTTACTAAGAATCAGATCACCATTAAATCAGATTCTCCAGAACCAAATCCTGATCTGGTTGAGAGCCTTGTGTTTCTGAACTATAATGAAAAACTGTAA